The Solibacillus daqui genome has a segment encoding these proteins:
- a CDS encoding M23 family metallopeptidase, which yields MGEDKRKPSRKPFMERPWFWPVIYSSIAVMIVGVILSYNVLYNSKQDEVAIKGQPETNQQSILPTASKLEMLKYPFKEELFNEVSIVQEFYDVTADEATREKGLLVFNQVYTTSTGVSIAINSEPFEVVAAMSGEVTQVKMDVFTGNQITLKHPNGMETRYSSVSDIVVKEGDKVTQGEAIAKSQENEWNPQAGVHLYFELLEDGVLINPRKYLSF from the coding sequence ATGGGAGAAGATAAACGAAAGCCTTCTCGGAAACCATTTATGGAGAGACCGTGGTTTTGGCCGGTGATTTATAGTAGCATTGCAGTAATGATTGTTGGTGTTATCTTAAGTTACAATGTTCTGTACAACAGTAAGCAAGATGAGGTTGCAATTAAAGGACAGCCAGAAACGAATCAACAATCTATTTTGCCAACTGCATCGAAGTTAGAAATGTTAAAATATCCGTTTAAAGAGGAATTATTCAATGAAGTAAGCATCGTACAAGAATTTTATGATGTAACTGCTGACGAAGCGACTCGAGAAAAAGGATTATTAGTTTTTAATCAAGTATATACGACTTCTACAGGCGTCTCTATTGCCATTAATAGCGAGCCATTTGAAGTTGTAGCAGCAATGAGCGGCGAGGTCACACAAGTCAAAATGGACGTTTTCACAGGTAATCAAATTACGCTGAAACATCCAAATGGTATGGAAACACGTTACAGCTCAGTCTCTGATATTGTAGTAAAAGAAGGAGACAAAGTTACACAAGGGGAAGCCATTGCCAAATCGCAAGAAAATGAATGGAACCCACAAGCAGGCGTTCATTTATACTTTGAATTGTTAGAAGATGGTGTGCTAATCAACCCACGTAAATATTTATCGTTCTAA
- a CDS encoding sporulation transcriptional regulator SpoIIID — translation MHEHIRQRCVRLGELFVETGGTVRALASKTGFSKSTVHKDLTERLVQVNEPLAKQVQDMLAYNKSIRHLRGGEATRKKWLTKPIQSQAMSSEF, via the coding sequence GTGCACGAGCATATTCGGCAGCGTTGCGTTCGATTAGGTGAGCTGTTTGTGGAGACAGGTGGAACGGTGCGTGCTCTTGCCAGTAAAACAGGATTTTCGAAAAGTACGGTGCATAAGGATTTAACAGAAAGGCTTGTACAAGTAAATGAGCCGCTTGCTAAACAAGTCCAAGACATGCTAGCGTACAATAAATCGATTCGACATTTACGAGGCGGAGAAGCAACACGCAAAAAATGGTTAACAAAGCCAATACAATCCCAAGCAATGTCTAGCGAGTTTTAA